One genomic window of Triplophysa rosa linkage group LG11, Trosa_1v2, whole genome shotgun sequence includes the following:
- the im:6904045 gene encoding protein NATD1 translates to MARYILSQKCVFRFIQGYNSSQRFTQNHVCAFTNDSIPHVIHDRQNQRFTVACDSEDKSVLKYTSRGDGQVELISTEVPESHRGKGVAAHLAKAALDFVIEEDLKARISCWYIRKYVDENPHLGYQAYIKD, encoded by the exons ATGGCGCGCTACATATTGtcacaaaagtgtgtgtttaggtTCATTCAAGGATATAACAGCAGTCAGCGATTCACCCAAAACCATGTTTGTGCATTTACTAACGACTCCATTCCACATGTGATACACGACAGACAAAATCAGCGTTTCACTGTCGCCTGTGATTCAGAAG ACAAATCAGTGTTGAAATACACCTCCAGGGGTGACGGACAGGTGGAGCTGATATCTACAGAAGTTCCTGAATCACACAGGGGTAAAGGTGTAGCAGCACACCTGGCCAAG GCTGCTCTGGACTTTGTCATTGAAGAAGATCTGAAAGCAAGAATATCCTGCTGGTACATCAGAAAATATGTGGATGAAAATCCACATCTTGGATACCAGGCTTACATTAAAGACTGA